The segment GAGAAGTACCAGCCGGTTATCGAACGCCTGCAAGAGGGCATCCGCAAGGCCGAATTCAACGGCGTTTCGCGCATCACCCAATCCTTCCGCGACCGCTACTATGATATCGTGAAGCGCACGCTGGTCGAGAAACGCCAGATCATTCCCTGCCTGGCCGGGGTTGCCTCCGCGCAGATCGCGCCCAACGGTGATGTCTGGACCTGCTGCATTCGCGCCGAATCGGTCGGCAATCTGCGCGAGCACAACTACGATTTCGGCTCCGTCTGGCGTACCGCCAAAGCCGACGAACTGCGCCACAGCATCAAGGCCGGTGAGTGCTACTGCCCCCTGGCCAACGCCTCTTACACCAACATGCTCTGCCACATGCCAACCTTAACCAGTGTCGCGCTCAATGTCGCGAAAGGAACGGCAGGGGCCGCGATCACATCTACTTCCAGCAATCGTGGCAAGTCCGCGAAGCTGCGCACCCTCCCCGTTATCAATGCCGCCGACGAGGCCCGCATCTACAATGGCAACGGGCATAGTAATGGAAACGGGCACGGTAATACCGAGAACGGCCACAAGGCCAGGACCGAACTGCATGTGATTCAATAGTATCTGGTTGGGCAGGGCCGATGATGAACTTTTATCAGCACAATCGTGAAGCATCCCCTGCTCATGTCATTCTTCGCTGCGCTCAGAATGGCATGACCAGCGGAGATTCTTCAACCCGGCAACGTGTGCGTCTCTAAAAAATCCCAGATCGCTTCCGTTCCCGAGCGACTGCCGATCATCCTGGGCCAGCTATGTCCCTCACCGATCATGCGGTAATGGACAACGGCGCCATCTGCCTGGCAATGCGTCCATTGCTCACCCACCGCGCTGCTCGTCCGCAAGAAGATAACCGGTCCTACTGTGCAGCCATCCCTTACAGCCCAATCACGCAACCAATCGGGTATCGCGGGCAGCGGCCACCTGGGATTCACAGAAGTGGGGATGCCGTTATAGGGTAAAATCGGATCGGCAGTGCCGTGAATATCAAGGATAGGAAGAGATCTTCCAGGGTGGCATCCACCGGGGATGGCATAAAAATTACCGGAGACGGGCGCAAACGCGGCTATCCTCATGCCGAGGGTACATGCCAGGTAAGCCGCCATAGCTCCTCCATTGGAGAAACCTGTGACATAGATGCGCCGCGCGTCGATACAGAACTCACTTTGCAGCCTGTTCAGCACATCGCTCACGAAAAGCGCGTCATCAACCCCATAATCATAAGGGCCAATGCTGGCCCAGAATGACGGGCCACCCGGACCATCCGGCAATCCCTGCGGATAGACCGCGATAAAATCCTGCTGATCCGCCAGCTTTGAGAAACCCGTAGATTTTTCTGTCCCTACCGGATTCCCGCCATAGCCATGAAAGATCAGCGCAACGGGAATAGGATGATTCAGGGTATAGTCGATTGGCACATGGATAAGATAGCTGCGCGAAGTATATCCTTCCGCCTGCCTGGGGTGAGCATCAATCATCTCATCTGCGCTCGTTCCCGGCGTAATTGGCGAAACCCTGCCACAACCTGTTGTAACTACCGGTCTATCGATAGCACTATCGTTCGCCTGGGAAGTGGGTTGAGGTAAGACGGTCGAAACCGCTGTATGATGCGAACTGGGGGAAGGTGTCTTGTTGCTAGAAGCAGGAGAACAGGCAACTAACAGCAAGAGAGATAAAGCAGCCAGGCAATATAGGTATTTACGAGTACCACAAAAATATTCCATCATACCCCTCTTGTGCCAGAGAGCCTGCGAGTGCGGGCCTATCGTTCACAAGCCACACAATGCAGACATTACGTCTTCTACTGCTAAAGACGCAAAGAGGGGCAAAGTATTGCAAAAAGAAGAATGTTTTACTCGCCTTCGTTCAGGTGGCGCTTTGATGAAAGGGCGCGTAGATGAGGGTTGGTCTCATGCAGGAAGGCGCGGCGCAGGCGTTCAACTTCCTGCCGCAGCTCGGCCATTTCCTCGTTGTGCAGCTGTTCATACGCTGCCAGGCGCTGCTGCAAGAGCAACAGTTCATAGGCAATGCTTCCCTCACCTGTATGAGACATCGCGGCGTGATCCTCGTGCATCTCGTCACATAGAGCGCCTTCAGGAACTGTCTGCATCATCTCACTTGATCCCTCCAGCGGCGCTATCCCGGTATAATGCAAGTGATTATAGGCACCATTACCTGCCACAGTAAAATCTTCCTGGTGTTGCCTGCTAGTCATAACCCTTGATTCTCCCATGTTGAAACGTGCGTTTTCCCACAATGAAATGTACCCGTAATTTACGCAATTATCAGGCAAAACTATGCCTCAGACAACGCACAACAGTATCGTGATATACACCCATTCGTATCAGTACGCGAGCAAATCGGTAGGAAGATCATCCTATATCAATAGAAGGAAGAGACCGGCTTACGTTAAAATCTGATGAAATGTCAGAAGCTAAAAAACATCTCTCATAAACAAATCTCTAACGTTCAGAAAATCGCAATACTGCCGAAAAGGATAGTATGGAGCAAGTATGACATCTGCATTTTTACCATCTCATCGCGTACTACCAATAGTACCGGAGCCGCAGCCAGCAAAGGGTGCGGCTCCGGCAGCTCAAATGGCGGAGGCACCGGCAATGGCCAGAAAAGCCGCATTACCGGCAGAGATTCCTGACACGCCGCGGATACAGCAGGAGTCTCTGCCTATTCGTGTGCTGATCGTTGATGACCATGAGATTGTGCGCCGGGGACTCTACACGGTTTTGAGCGAACAAGAAGACTTCGAGGTCGTGGGGCAGGCCGGAACCGCTAATATGGCCATTACGCTCGCCATGCAGTTGCAGCCCGATATCATCATCCTCGATATCTTTCTGGGCGCATCCAGTGGGCTTGATATCGCCCAGCAACTACAGCGAGGATGTCCCAAGACGCGCATTGTCATACTTACCAGTTATTCCGATGAAGCGCATCTCTTCCGCGCCATGCGCATAGGCGTGCATGGCTATTTGCGGAAATCATTGCCTGTCAGCGAGTTACTCCCTGCCCTGCGCTCCGTTCATTCAGGTGAGCGTGTTATCAGCGAGCCGCGCGCCATTACGCAGGTATTGGGCGAATTTGAACGCCTTACCAAGGAGCAGGAACGTATCCGTTCCGGCCTTACGGACCTCGAAATCGAACTTGTGCGCCTGGCTGCCGCGGGATGCAGCAACAAAGAGATCGCCGCGCGCCAGTTCTGGAGCGAAGTAACGGTCAAACGCAAGATGCAGGATATTTATCGCAAACTTTCAGTCACCGACCGCGCGCAGGCCGTCGCGGAAGCCATGCGCATGGGCTTGATCTAGAAGATACTGGCAAAGGAGAAAACTTATGACAGAATGTCCACAATGCGGAACCATGAACGAGGACGATGTGAAGAATTGCAAGGGATGCCGCGTCAACATGTACTGGGCTTTCCAGCATTATGAAGAGCTGGCCGCCCTGCGGCAGGCGAATAAGCTGCCGCCGCGCCCCGAAAGCGCTCCTTTCCTGGTTCAGACCAGCAGAAAAATTGACGATGGCCCTACTGCCGAATGGCTGC is part of the Ktedonobacteraceae bacterium genome and harbors:
- a CDS encoding PHB depolymerase family esterase; translated protein: MMEYFCGTRKYLYCLAALSLLLLVACSPASSNKTPSPSSHHTAVSTVLPQPTSQANDSAIDRPVVTTGCGRVSPITPGTSADEMIDAHPRQAEGYTSRSYLIHVPIDYTLNHPIPVALIFHGYGGNPVGTEKSTGFSKLADQQDFIAVYPQGLPDGPGGPSFWASIGPYDYGVDDALFVSDVLNRLQSEFCIDARRIYVTGFSNGGAMAAYLACTLGMRIAAFAPVSGNFYAIPGGCHPGRSLPILDIHGTADPILPYNGIPTSVNPRWPLPAIPDWLRDWAVRDGCTVGPVIFLRTSSAVGEQWTHCQADGAVVHYRMIGEGHSWPRMIGSRSGTEAIWDFLETHTLPG
- a CDS encoding response regulator transcription factor; its protein translation is MTSAFLPSHRVLPIVPEPQPAKGAAPAAQMAEAPAMARKAALPAEIPDTPRIQQESLPIRVLIVDDHEIVRRGLYTVLSEQEDFEVVGQAGTANMAITLAMQLQPDIIILDIFLGASSGLDIAQQLQRGCPKTRIVILTSYSDEAHLFRAMRIGVHGYLRKSLPVSELLPALRSVHSGERVISEPRAITQVLGEFERLTKEQERIRSGLTDLEIELVRLAAAGCSNKEIAARQFWSEVTVKRKMQDIYRKLSVTDRAQAVAEAMRMGLI